Genomic window (Tribolium castaneum strain GA2 chromosome 2, icTriCast1.1, whole genome shotgun sequence):
gGACTGTTTCAATAAATGCTAGAGTGGATTTTACAATCAACAGATAACTTTATCCTGgggataaattttgaaaaagaatacattgttgtaacaattgtaaCCATAGAAATTATAATAACTTATCCGGGGTTTATCTTTATAAAATAAGgtccaaaaaaaatagtttgattAGGTCTGCAAGGGTGaagttaaaaacattaataaaaacaattttttttattttcttatcgCTACTCttactttaatattttaaattgcacTTCTTACTGTATAAAACATTATTTGACACGTGGAAAAAATCTCATTTAACCGAaagaaaacaacttttttcaaattgtttaaGAGGTATATAAGCTTTGAgtcttaaaattataatttgtgtCTGATtttaagttagtttaatttaaattcaaaacatGTTGGTTAGTATCGCGATGGAAAAATCGATTTCCTTTTAGAGGAAGTATTATGGGTAccttacttttttaaaaaacaccaatcatagttttttgataaaatattttttatttatggcaCAGTACTGAAATACAGTTaaaatataatcaaaaatgCTAAGCAAATCCTATGtactataaataataaaaaaatattctattataataattaggctaattttgtggttaaaaattaaaagaaaccAGATTTGGGTAAAATATTCTCAATGTGTTGTACTTTTGTgagaatttttgtattttaatgcTATATTAATGTTCCTGATTCTTACATAAGCATTCTGTCACAAAGGGGAttaacccggcgcctccaccatttttcacgCGTCTTTGCACGTAGGTGTTAAGATAAACGACGATGgtagaaaagtaataatttattgttctgCAAACtacataacaaaataaaaggttCCTCTGCGGCTTACTCTActtataaaattatataacTCATAAAACATACAagtagaacaaaaataatgcttCCTCATTATGATCGAAATAAAGTCATTGCATTAAAATTGTGGCATTGGTGTAGCTCCGTTCTtctaattattgaaaatagcTCTTGGAACTCAGTCCTGACCGGACTTTCCTTTGCAGGAACTCTGGAGAGGGGCCCTCAACTGGGCGGCGTGGCGTACGCTCCTTCTTTTCGTGTTGTTCATAATCTGCCCGCCGGTCTGGATCGCCTTCACTCTGCCCCTCGGCCACAAATACTACAAAGTCCCGATAATAAAATTCATGTCATACCTCACCTCCCACATTTACTTGATGCTATTTTTGCTAATAGTGGGTATAACACCCCCGTACCCGGTCGTGCGTAAAAACCTCCTTCCGTACTCGTACGAATGGATACTTTTGATTTGGCTCAGTGGACTGCTCTTGTTCGAATTGACTAATCCGAGTGACAAATCGGGGTTAGGGTGGATTAAGCTTTCGGTTCTGTTGTTTAGTATTTTCGGGGTTGGGGTCCATTTGATGGGGCTTTTGTTCATTGATAGGAACTATTGGCCCACGCTGATGTATTGTAGGAACCAGTTGTTTGCTTTGTCGTTCGTGCTAGCTTGTGTGCAaattttggactttttgtcATTTCACCACCTGTTTGGGCCGTGGGCTATTATCATAGGGAATTTGATGAAGGACTTGGCGCGGTTCTTGGCCGTGCTGGCGATTTTCGTGTTTGGGTTCTCGATGCAGTTCGTCGCGCTGAATCAGCCGTTCAAGAATGGGGAGCTCAATCCGAGACGAGGGAAATATTTCGTTGACGGTGAGTTGTAACTTGACTTCTTAACTATTAGAGGTGTGTTTTGCAATTGTATATAATGTATGTAGTGTTTGTATAGAGCAGGAAGCGCTGGCGGAATGGATTGAGCCGCTGCCGGAGGAAAGCCCTACCTGGAGGGCCTCTCTGCGTAAAAAGCGTCCTCCGCCTAGTAAGTGCGTGTGGGCGTTTGTGTAGCGACTGTCCTGTGTTACTTTCGATGTGTACTGTTCTTTCTCCAGGTGTATAGCTCTAGTGTCCCTTTCTTAGGTGTCCTGCGTCTGTCGGACGTTCGCTTTGTAACCGTATGTCTCTATGTGTGTGAGCGTCTTGTGCTCCGTTCGGgaaggatttttttcaaaagctcGCCTTTGAGAAAGATCCTTTGTGTCTTCGTCAGCTTTTCGTCCCGGTTGCGATTTTGTGGGCGGGCAATTGACTAGTTGATGTTCCCAGTGGTAATGAACCCGCTGCTAGCGTTCGAGCTGTTGTTTTTCGCCGTTTTCGGCATGACAACCTACGATGAGTTGACGGCAAAGGATAGGTCCGACCCCAAGCGGTTGCTGCGGCCGGCTTGGACGGACAACCTCTTCAAGGTGGTGTTTGGGATCTACATGTTGGTGTCCGTCGTCGTATTGATAAACCTTCTAATTGCCATGATGTCCGATACGTACCAGCGCATTCAGGTAATCATTCGTTGTATGTTTTATGATTCCAGTCCAAAAGAACCCGATCCGAGCTTTCGAGTTGCTGTTTTTCGCGGTATTTGGCCAAACCAATACCGACGCCTTGAAAATCGACACCTATAACACggccacaaaaaataataaccaaCCCACGTGGACTGAGGTCCTCTTTAAGATTGTGTTCGGCGTTTACATGCTCGTCTCAGTCGTTGTGCTGATTAATCTGCTCATTGCTATGATGACGGATACCTATCAGCGTATCCAGGTAAAGCCAAGGTAGCCCAATTTATGTAGCACCAGAACACGCTGCTTGTTCTTCGCGAAAACCAGTTCTCTTGGACTGGATCATAGTAGACACACGCAGGACAGACTGAAGCTTGGTAGTACCAACCCTCGACTCATTGTTGTATCCAGTCATCATCCCTCATTAGCGCACTATCACTACATGAAAGTACTGTTTGAGCTTTTGGTGTCTACGAAGTCGGGCCCGGTGTCTGCTTATGTATGTCTAAAGGTCGATGTGAAAAATAGAATAGGTAGTTGTGCTTTGTTGTGGCGTCTTTTGCTTGTACCTGTTACAAGTGTAGATAAATAACTAGGTGAATaaactgtaaataaaataaaaccgatccacgctaaacataaataaacaaatggtTAAAACtgtacttttaataagaaatgaatgtcaaaaattcacccaaattttgcctttttgaGAAGCACTAACACagtttttgaatgtttttgcttggtgtttttaaacgaaattaaaaaatctgcatAAAACTCggaatttttgagatatagtaTTCCAAAATTTTATCTCCCGGTTTTTCTCAACCAAATGTAAGTGAACACAGAGCAAACCCTGTCTTATTCGGCATTTTCGGTCACTTTGGgcagtttttctttttgaacatttaaaataaaaaatgttttattaaaccCTACCCTACAAGTGAGTTAATTAAGAAGCTACTTTTATATTAATCAAGactttaactttattattgGCAGGTGGACAGGTATTCGTGCGAAAATAGGTATAACAATACTCAATGGTTTGACATGACAGCAATATATTAATCTTAACAAATTGAGACCAAAATTGCAACATGTTTAGTGcttcgataaaaataaaagtaaagctACTAGTActtagaataaataaaaattgtgcttttttatcaatatttttacacaaaactgctcaaaatttgaccgtcaaaattaaaatacgagAAATAATGTTAAAAGATTATACAGGGATTGCCCAACTCACTTACATTTGgtttttaacattaaaaattaatcacacCACATATTGGTCTTGAAATATATTTAGAAACGCTTTacttactttatttattgttgaagATGGTTATCCTTGGGTAAGAATGTAGCTTTTTACCcgaggatgaccactttgcGGTCGAAACACGTGTCGTATTataacccggcgcctccaccatatgtCACGGGTCTACGCCAGTGATAGGGGTAAAGACAAACAACGATGGTAGAAAAGtagtaatttattgttctaCAAACtacataacaaaataaacgaCTCTACTTCTATCTTAAAAGCTAAGTCGGGACACAGTTCACAATTAACAGCTCCAAAACCGACTAACTCAAACTAACCTCCGCTCCTCGCATACTGTCAGTTTTATTAAGCTTATAAGCTGACTTGGTGACAGGGgtcaccattttttttaaatcttaacAAATTACctaaaatatatttagaaACGCTTCacttactttatttattatttaaggtGGTCATCCTCGGGTAAGAATGTAGTTTTCtacctgaggatgaccactttgcGGTCGAAACACGTgtcgtatatttttttaatgttttttttggtaGTAAAATGAATTTAGTTtcaatgacatttttttaaagatgaaAGAACTGAAGAAATAAAcctgttttattttagtgaattttgtttcatgCATGATTCattattttggtaaaaaaacatGACAGTAgagttaaacatttttaaattacgaaCAGGTAATGACTATAATGAGTCAGCAGTTTGTGTGTGAATGTTAaccaaataactatttgtttCGTAATCTTATTAATACTacgagtaaataaataaaattttacctaaacttgtttttaatttacattaaGTCGTAGCAAATAACAGGACCAGGTTTTAGTAAATGGAATACTGtataatttttgtgatatatttacgaatttttggtgtagattttttaatttacaatttttgggtAATGTACGCCTTTTCATGATAATTGCTGTTTCACCTTGTGCTGATTTGGCGTACTTGCCCTAAGGAATTTTGTAGAACTTGGTGGCacgatttttgtgttttgagtGTGAACTGCATCTTGATTTTGTTTGAAACcaattgtattaaaatttttgggaaaatacTAAAACGACCATTACTGATAACGAGAATGTGGATTTGTCCCCGAGTCAGTTCACGCAATTAAACCGTTCCTTTTTAAAGTAGGAGATGAATGAAGTGACGTGCCTGGATCAGTCCCATCCCGAAATGGTAGCGATTATCGACTAACAATAGATCGAGTAATTCAATTCCAGTCAGTCATGGTCAAAACCCTCAACTCGCAATTcgatttcttcatttttcaagcgttttgtttttgtttcgcTCAGGCCCAATCCGACATCGAATGGAAATTCGGGCTGAGTAAGCTCATTCGGTCCATGCATCGGACCACGACCGCGCCGAGTCCCATCAACTTGATCACGACGTGGTTGTTCTACTTGGTCAACATTTGCAAGAAGAGGGGTAAGCGTGGCTTTGTCTCAAGCAAAATTGTAATGTTTTACAAAAGTCAATGAATCAGTTAAAGCCCGAAAGCGCCAGAGTTTGGTCCACCTCATGGGAAGCTTCCAGCGCCCTCAGCAACTGAGTCCTAGATCCAAAGCAGGTGCCAAATGGTTGTCGAAGGTGAAGAAAGGAAGCCAAGTGGCCCCGAAGGAATCCGTCGCGCTCTCCGTCGCCCATCTCAGCCCCTTAGGGTCGCAGCTGAGCTTCACGGCGCACACGACAAGGATCGAACATGTGACCGATTGGGAAGCCATAGCTAAGAAATACAGAGCTCTGATGGGCGAAGTTGACGAGGTGAAGGAACAGAACGCTGACGAAGAAAACGAGAGCGATGAAGACGCAGTGCAAGCTTCCAACAGCGTACAACCAGTGACATAAATTGACCAAATTACCCAGTAGTAGCAAAGAAAttggtaattttattaaagaagtAGGATTTTTATACTCCATCATTTCGTAACGCTTGTGTAGGAATAATAGCGGGGAAATAGAAGCAATCAAGTTATTTGTATCCAAAATTAGGTATTTAACTAGAGATTGTATACTGTATGCCGTAATCATAGTGtagctatttattttttaaataaattcataaataaaatcgactctTATTTACGTAATGAAAACAATTGGGTAACTGGAGGCGTCAATGTAGGCAAGACATCAGTGAGGCTGCATTTTTGCCATTTATAAGCGTTTTTGGGTTTATTGAAGATAAATAGGTTagtattaaaacaattttttgtttgtttacacAACTTCTTAGTTTTGTTCACATCACTAAACACAAAGGACAGTCAATTTTACCTCATTATCTAAATTAGATAAtcctcaaataatttatattttgtagtCTTTTCTCATCGTTTGACGCAAAATGCTGGGGACGTTAATTTTTGTGGTGGTACTTTGTTCAGCTCTTGCATTACTACTTCTGGCTAGTAATGATGGACCAAATGACTTACAAAAGCGATGTTTCACAAATCCCTGCATTTATAATCGAACACGATATCGCACTTTTCGTCTCTAGATGCAAAAATCTCAGGAAAAATGGGGCGCAAAGGTACCATATGGTCAAAGAGAGTATTAACCCGAATTACCAATCGTACAAAGTCATTCTTAATTCTCCTCTTTTGCccgtattaaattaaaaattgaggaGGTTGGGCGAAGGTGGTTTCATTGAACTGTGGGCTAAAAGGTCCATTCATAATGCAACACTTGAGGGGTTTTTGTCACCGGAGGGTGTTGCGGACGCTGACGCAGTCAAACCTTTGATTCTAGACATGACTTTATTCTTGTTTTATGGGCTACTTTTGGGTCTTTTGTTCGCAACAATGGCGTGCCTGGCTGAGGTTTTTGTTTACGAAGTAACCAAACCCAAgcagtttatatttttacattaattGTAGGTACGGTGTTTTTTACATTGCCAGTTagacacatttttttgaatttttattaatataaatatttaacgtAAACCAGTAGTATTTTCTAAGACAAACTGGAATGTTATGTTTTTCTAAATGATTTATTgaattatgttgttttttgaaaaaaaaaaattcaagttgaaGCAGTGTCACAGAATAATTATAAGAATATAAGTAGATAAAGTacaataaatgttaaaaaagtatttttttttagatactGACCCCTgcctcacctaaaattattctCAAACATACAAGATGTTTCCTAAATTAGCtacaatacattttttttaataaaataccctgtaaaactttatagtttttctaaattcCTAATTGCTTTACGTTAAACAATTGGTATctatttaagtttaaacattCTTccttaaagtggtgaaagttttttttctaggAATCTTAGTTTTTGggcaatacatttttaaaaggagcgtgtttaaagaaaacaaaagtttgtattgtagctaaTTTCAAAAAgactatttgaaaataattttaaggaaaaaaatattatttttccaacatttaaAGGTGAATAATGAACTTCACGATGATCGGATTGTTTTATCGCCGCAACCAAATAAACACAGCAGTGCTGAAAATGCTGCTTGCCTAAATAacatagtttttaattaaattctttggccagtgttatatatttttgtccATATTTTAAGTATACTCATTAAATACTTTAGTGCTTTGTTCTACACACCTGAGTAACAAATTCATggtaaaataattagttttttggaTCAATTTTGAATGAGCTTcctagtgtttttttttttgtaagttggTTCCAATTGGTATCAAGTGTTTCGTTTACTAACATAGTTTGAGGTTACCAAAATTCGTTGTTTTtgattattaacgttattaacTGTTAAAATGGAAGAAAATGACGATATAGTAACactaaaaattgaagaaaccACCATACAGTGTAGCCGCTCGGACTTGATCAAACACAGTGACTATTTTAAAGCCATGTTCGAGGGCAACTTCACCGAAAGCTCAAAATCGGTGATTACATTAAACGTACGTACTGCAAGCTTTTATTCGTGTTCTTATCAGTCAATTGTAATTATAGGGCGTTGAGCCTGAAGCTGTAACCACAATTTTAAAGCTTCTTTGGGACAGGGAGTACGTTATTCGAGAAGATTTGGCCTTACCTGTGGTCCAAGCAACTTGTATGTTGCAATTTCTCGGAATTAAAGACATATGCATTGAACAGTTGTCATCTGTGTTGTCCGTACACAATTGTCTTAAGATTTGGTTGTACTCAGAAGCGTTAGCCATCACGGAGGTTTCACTTGAAGCAAAACTATTATCCCTACTTGAATTTAAAACAGTCAAAGATTCGAGTTGTTTCCTAGAATTAGGCCTAAACGAACTGATTAATTACGTCGGGAGTGTGTACTTATACGCCAATTCGGAGTTTGAGGTTTTTGAAGCAATCATGAGGTGGTATTGCAGTTTGGAAGAAGGGGGTTTAGAGACGCTGTTAAAACTGTTACACTGTGTGGATTTTAACGCGCTAACGATCGGCGAAGTCGACAAAATCATCGCTAATCCTAATGTTAGTAGACATGGGACCCTCATTGATACCTTAAATTGTGTCATTGGCCTGAAAAAGGACCCCAGTTGTGCTCATTTCAACACTGAATGTGTTAACAATGCCAAATCTTTGCTCAAATCAAAAAACCGGAACCTGCACGGATATCCCTGTATTTTCCTAGATGAATTCACACATTTACACTCATCCGATAAAACAGCAACAAAATTTCACACCGGTTGGTTTCATTATCAGCATGGCAagatttgactttttttttagatcagTGGAGACGTAAGACACGATACAATGACTTGAAAGACAGCAAGGGTTCATCCGTTGGTGCCTATTTAGGTGAGTCCCTTGAcccttttattttaattttttaaattcagtgcGTTCCCAGACTTGAATTCATTGGAATTCAGCCGATTCTTTTTCATGATTCCGAGTTGTGACTCTCTGAACGGGTTTCGAATATGTGGCTGCAAACAGTTTGTTTTTGTGTATGGGGGAGAGTACACGTTGGGCAAGGGCGAATGGAACTTGGATTTCCGTTCCTATGATGTCATTAAACAGAGCTGGAAATCGCAGAAGTGAGTATCATGCTTGTTTGAAGTTGCCTGATTTCTTTTTGAGGCTTCCGTTTCCGCGTCGTCACTTTGAGACGTGTGTTTGCGGCAAGTACTTGTTCCTGGTCGGAGGGACTGGACCTTTTCGCGTTATCCAAGATAATCTTTTTTGGTACGACATTGAGGAAGGTGATACGCGCAAAAGTTTGTGGGATTTTTAATCACTTTGTTTCAGATCAGTGGAGTGAAGTGGTGCAGCTTCCGTGTGAGGGGAGACAGCTCAAATGTTGCCCATTTGGAgacaaattgttaattttgaatttaaacaaCAAGTGTGGTTATTTGTTTTCGCCTGAACTGAACGAATGGTCCACTTTAACTATCTGTGATTTAAACAATGTCCTTCCGGCTTTTTCCGATGACTTATCGTTGTTTTGTTACAAGTCTCGAATTTATATTAAAggtatttcttattttttaagttccAAATTAGAATTTATCTTTTCAGAAATCTCATTATTCGAACTTGAAGTACAAAACAATGTGCTTGTCGTGACTAGGAATATTACCTTTCCGGGAGTAGAAACGACTGAACTGAATTATGTGGAATCGGTTTTGtgcaataatattttgtttctaCACACTACTACGAAGCACTGGAATTTAAAGCCTAATGAACGACCAATTACTATGGAGCTGCTTAATCTTGATACATTTGAACTTAAAACAGTCGATGAACAAACACATAAATTAGATGCTGGCTTGAAAAACTATACGGTTGTCAGAAATTTAGCTGTTTTTACCGTTTTTCATCCCAATTTGGTCAAGGAAAATAATCTCATTAATcagtattaatttatttttgaacctCACATAAGTATATTTGATTAGTGGCATTTATTTTAGCATTTTagtatcgattttttttaattttaagtgaaACTAGGCCTAAACACTAGAAGgcgaaacaaaattttgttttaaattaatttaattgcttTAAAGAAAAGCAGGAATTTTAAggagcaaatttttaataaactaagAAAAATATACTACGAGTTTTAcgaaaaatagttatttaaatctgcgaatacggttgaaggtTTCCTACAAAAAGCATATCTTTTATCATGatacgtttatttttttaccagtGGTTGAGTGCTTAAACCAATTCCAACCTATTCGGTTTAGTTAATTTTCTATAACTGTGTcccttattttttgtatttaactgtatttatactttgacttataaaaaataaaatcgactctTATTTACGAAACAATTGGGTAACTGGAGGCGTCAATGTAGGCAAGACAATATCAGTGAGGCTGCATTTTCCCATTTATAAGCGGTTTTGGGTTTATTGAAGATAAATAGGTCagtattaaaacaatttttttgtttacacaacTTCTTAGTTTTGTACACATCACTAAACACAAAGGACAGTCAATTTTGCCTCATTATCCAAATTAGATAATCCTCAAACAATTTACATTTTGTAGTCTTTTCTCGTCGTTTGAAGCAAAATGCTGGGGCCGTTAATTTTTGTGGTGCTcctttgttcaaaattgggtAAATCTAGATTCagaaataaaacgcaaatcaTTGAATTTTTAGTGGTCACCGACGAAGACGTGAAAGATTTTGACGTGTTTAGACTGTTTGGCCTGTTCAGATCTCTGCTTGAAATCCGCCCCGAAGACGTTAAAACCACAGACGTCACTTTCTACCTTTATTCACGAAACATTTCAAACTTAAAGTTGCCCCTCGATGGTGGAAATATCGATATaacgaaaaatacaaaattcatCATTCATGGCTGGATTGACAACCACAACCGCTCGTGGTATCACCACTTAACTGACGAGTATTTGAAAAAGGGGGACTTTAATGTAATCCACGTAGATTGGGGCCGCGTTTCGAAATCATTTTACGTCTCATCGGCCCAGAACACGCGACTAGTTGGTAAAAATTAACTCACGATCCGGCACAAATAATTCTTGTAGCTCATTTTATTGCAAGCTTCATTTTGAACCACAAACTGGCTCTGGGGAAAGTCCACCTAATCGGCCACTCGTTAGGGGCCCACATTGCGGGGTTCACCTCCCAAAATATCAGGCAAAAAGTGGGGGAAAAGGTGGGCCGAATTACAGGACTTGATCCTGCAGGGCCAGGATTCAG
Coding sequences:
- the LOC100142011 gene encoding kelch-like protein 38, with translation MEENDDIVTLKIEETTIQCSRSDLIKHSDYFKAMFEGNFTESSKSVITLNGVEPEAVTTILKLLWDREYVIREDLALPVVQATCMLQFLGIKDICIEQLSSVLSVHNCLKIWLYSEALAITEVSLEAKLLSLLEFKTVKDSSCFLELGLNELINYVGSVYLYANSEFEVFEAIMRWYCSLEEGGLETLLKLLHCVDFNALTIGEVDKIIANPNVSRHGTLIDTLNCVIGLKKDPSCAHFNTECVNNAKSLLKSKNRNLHGYPCIFLDEFTHLHSSDKTATKFHTDQWRRKTRYNDLKDSKGSSVGAYLDLNSLEFSRFFFMIPSCDSLNGFRICGCKQFVFVYGGEYTLGKGEWNLDFRSYDVIKQSWKSQKLPFPRRHFETCVCGKYLFLVGGTGPFRVIQDNLFWYDIEEDQWSEVVQLPCEGRQLKCCPFGDKLLILNLNNKCGYLFSPELNEWSTLTICDLNNVLPAFSDDLSLFCYKSRIYIKEISLFELEVQNNVLVVTRNITFPGVETTELNYVESVLCNNILFLHTTTKHWNLKPNERPITMELLNLDTFELKTVDEQTHKLDAGLKNYTVVRNLAVFTVFHPNLVKENNLINQY
- the LOC103314184 gene encoding endothelial lipase: MLGPLIFVVLLCSKLVVTDEDVKDFDVFRLFGLFRSLLEIRPEDVKTTDVTFYLYSRNISNLKLPLDGGNIDITKNTKFIIHGWIDNHNRSWYHHLTDEYLKKGDFNVIHVDWGRVSKSFYVSSAQNTRLVAHFIASFILNHKLALGKVHLIGHSLGAHIAGFTSQNIRQKVGEKVGRITGLDPAGPGFRNVFLTDEERLSDEDAEIVDVFHTDGGVLGYYKPIGTFDVYINGGTRIQPDCRISFTEISSAGELFEDSYCSHTRSYVRFTEIVNEKKYSCNKCDSWLEHMVGSCEKNEFYVFGAEDINKTMTGVCFVDTVNKTK